Proteins from a genomic interval of Treponema succinifaciens DSM 2489:
- a CDS encoding NAD(+) synthase translates to MNYGFFRVASVSPSLSVADCNFNSKQIIELVKKAQDKKIKLLVFPELSICAYTCADLFTQKTLQEECYIVLKNICEETKNCNILFCVGLPVELDSERFNCAAFVFKGKVLALIPKSFIPNYSEFYESRWFASFSENTVKQISLCKGLEDIPFGTDIFIQDENDSSIKISAELCEDLWVPFSPSTRHALNGATIIANLSASNEVAGKAEYRRILVTGHSAKTVSAYIYANASHDESSTDMIFSGHSIIAANGAIKAESGLFENTQEFLIADIDLEKLTQDRIKSTTFSRSTSFAKSEYKTIFVSGLQQEHFADNIDEQLYEKIDLHPFVPSDIQKRKERCFSIIEMQSEGLAKRLRHIHAQGAVIGLSGGLDSTLALLVCARAFDKCNISREKIFSITMPAFGTTDRTFNNACLLAKEMGTTLKEINIKDAVIQHFKDIGQDINTHDVTYENCQARERTQVLMDFANKCNGIVIGTGDLSELALGWCTYNGDQMSMYGVNSSIPKTLVRHLVSWFADEAFEKGNKNLSDVLNDILATPVSPELLPPSEGKISQKTEEIVGPYELHDFFLYYVLRWGFSPRKIYFLAQKAFLGKEDKATKTIYTKEIILKWLKNFYKRFFSQQFKRSCMPDGAKVGTVNLSPRGDWRMPSDASAQIWIKEIEKC, encoded by the coding sequence ATGAACTACGGATTTTTCAGAGTTGCAAGCGTTTCCCCTTCACTTTCTGTGGCGGACTGCAACTTCAACTCCAAGCAGATAATTGAACTTGTAAAAAAAGCTCAGGACAAAAAAATAAAGCTTCTCGTTTTCCCGGAACTTTCCATTTGCGCCTACACTTGCGCAGATTTATTCACACAAAAAACACTTCAAGAAGAGTGCTATATCGTCCTAAAAAATATTTGCGAGGAAACAAAAAACTGCAATATTCTTTTTTGCGTAGGACTTCCTGTTGAACTGGACTCGGAGCGATTCAACTGCGCAGCTTTCGTTTTCAAAGGAAAAGTTCTTGCTTTAATACCAAAATCTTTTATTCCAAATTATTCTGAATTCTATGAAAGCCGCTGGTTTGCCTCATTTTCTGAAAACACTGTAAAACAAATTTCACTTTGCAAAGGCTTGGAAGACATTCCGTTTGGCACAGATATTTTTATTCAGGATGAAAATGACTCTTCCATAAAAATTTCCGCGGAACTTTGCGAAGATTTGTGGGTTCCGTTTTCACCTTCAACAAGGCACGCATTAAACGGAGCTACGATAATTGCAAATTTAAGCGCAAGCAATGAAGTCGCAGGAAAAGCAGAATACAGACGGATTCTTGTGACAGGACATTCCGCAAAAACAGTAAGCGCATACATTTACGCAAACGCAAGCCACGATGAAAGTTCCACCGATATGATTTTCAGCGGACACAGCATCATAGCAGCAAACGGAGCAATAAAAGCCGAATCCGGTCTTTTTGAAAACACGCAGGAATTTCTTATAGCGGACATTGATCTGGAAAAACTCACGCAAGACAGAATCAAGTCCACAACTTTTTCTAGAAGCACAAGTTTTGCAAAATCTGAATACAAGACAATTTTTGTAAGCGGACTTCAGCAGGAACATTTTGCAGACAACATAGACGAGCAGCTTTATGAAAAAATTGATCTTCATCCATTTGTTCCTTCTGATATTCAAAAAAGAAAAGAAAGATGTTTTTCAATAATTGAAATGCAGTCGGAAGGACTCGCAAAACGGCTAAGGCACATTCATGCGCAGGGAGCAGTCATAGGACTTAGCGGAGGTCTAGATTCAACTTTGGCGCTTTTAGTATGCGCAAGAGCTTTTGATAAATGCAACATTTCAAGAGAAAAAATTTTTTCTATAACAATGCCCGCCTTCGGAACAACAGACAGAACATTCAACAACGCCTGCCTGCTTGCAAAGGAAATGGGAACAACCTTAAAAGAAATAAATATAAAAGACGCTGTGATTCAGCATTTTAAAGATATAGGGCAAGACATAAACACACACGATGTAACTTACGAAAATTGCCAGGCACGCGAGCGTACTCAAGTTCTTATGGATTTTGCAAACAAGTGCAACGGAATTGTAATCGGAACAGGAGATTTAAGCGAGCTTGCTCTTGGATGGTGCACTTACAACGGCGACCAGATGAGCATGTACGGCGTAAATTCCAGTATTCCAAAAACTTTAGTCCGCCACCTTGTTTCTTGGTTTGCGGACGAGGCATTTGAAAAAGGAAACAAAAATCTTTCTGATGTTCTGAATGATATTCTTGCGACACCTGTAAGCCCGGAACTTCTACCGCCTTCAGAAGGAAAAATAAGTCAGAAAACAGAAGAAATTGTAGGTCCTTACGAGCTTCATGATTTTTTCCTTTACTATGTTTTGCGCTGGGGATTTTCTCCACGGAAAATTTATTTTCTTGCACAAAAAGCTTTTCTTGGAAAAGAAGACAAGGCGACAAAGACAATATACACAAAAGAAATCATCTTAAAATGGCTAAAGAATTTCTACAAAAGATTTTTCAGCCAGCAGTTCAAAAGAAGCTGTATGCCGGACGGAGCAAAAGTTGGAACAGTAAATCTTTCGCCAAGAGGAGACTGGAGAATGCCTAGCGATGCAAGCGCGCAGATTTGGATAAAGGAAATTGAAAAATGCTAA